The DNA region ACGGCTGCGTACTTCACCACTTGCTTGCTTTCGTCGATGTTGGCATACATATACTGTTGGGTGGCCTCGTTCAACACAAGGCTGTCACCGTACTGGAACGCCTTGGCCATCTTGTAGTACCATGGCACAGAGGCGACCACGGCCATGGAGACTTTTTCATCCACGTCCTTCGTATATTGCTCAAAGATGGCTTCAAGCACATGGCTACAGGCTGCCACGATGAAGAATATGATGTTCTCCAAGCTTACGGATGAAAAACAACGATTCCATGTGTCACCCTCTTTTAGCCCATATTTCTCACGGATGTTGGCATCTGCCATGAAGGCATCCGTCATCGTCTTTTTGATTTCTGATACAGTCCTTGCCATGTTACTCAAATTCTTGTGTAAATTCCTCGCCAAAGATTCTCAGGCGGACATTGCCGTTGTCCCTTGCGGTTGCAGGGCTTACGTCATTGTTCTTGCAATAGTTCTGCATGACTCTGTTCCATGTGCCGTCTGGAAGTTTCACCTCTGTTCCTGGCTCTGGGATGTCCGTGATGCCGATTCCATTCTTTTGGGCGATGGCTATCATGGCTTCCCATGAGCCAAACTCCTGGATGGCGATGTCTGCCATCGTCTGTCCGTCCTTGACCTTTGCCTTCATAACTTAATCTTTTTTGCCTTTCTTCACAGCGTTATATACAGAGCCACAAAGGCAAGTGAGAATAAGAAGCCAAAAGGCATAGTTCAAGATTTTGTCCATATAGCCAGACTGAGATTTGACAATCTCTTTTTGTTCGTCTTGCCTTTGGTCATGTCGCTCGTTTGCCTTTTGCTTGTTGGTCTCATGCTGCGTCTGGGCCGTTGACTCGTTTTTGCTTGCCTTTCGGTTACGTTCCGTGCTTCGGTACTTTTCCTTGCTCAGGACGTTTCCGTCCTTGTCAAGTGTCAGCACGGTTGAATCCTTGATGTTCACGGAATCAATCACGTTCAACTCATATCGGATGATGGTGGAGTCCTTGAAAACAATGGAATCCCGAATGTTCACGGAATCCTTCAAGACAAGCTTCTGCGAAGACTCCACTTTCTTGCTCGAACCACAGGCGGCAAACATGATCACTGCCAGGAGTAAATAAATGTAATGTTTCATTTTGTCTTGTTTTTAGATGTCTTTGTACTCATCCTTGGCATTGAAGCAAGGGCAAGCCTTGATCCACTCATTGGGTGTTATCTTGCCATCATGGTTCAAGTCAGGGCTAAAGTCACGATGTCCCTGGATAATCGCATTTGGATATGTCTTGCGCAATAGCTTCAAGAGGCTCACCAATGATTTCTTCTGTGCCTCTGTGCGGTTGTCCGTTGGCTTTCCGTTTGCGTCGATGCCACCGATATAGGCGATGTTGATAATCTTTGAGTTCCATCCTTTCACGCCATTGCTTACCTTCTCCACGGCCAACATCTGATGAATCTTACCATCTGGAAGAATCACGTAATGATAGCCAGGGTATTTCCACCCCTTGCGTTTAAACTCCAGTTCGAGTTGCTTGATGGTTGTGCTTTGGCTGCCAGCCGTGCAATGGATTGCGATAAATTCTATTCTTCTCATTTTCTTTTCAATGCTTGGAGGGCGTTTTCCACATCCTCTGTTTTTACGTTCAGTT from Segatella copri includes:
- a CDS encoding LysM domain-containing protein; amino-acid sequence: MKAKVKDGQTMADIAIQEFGSWEAMIAIAQKNGIGITDIPEPGTEVKLPDGTWNRVMQNYCKNNDVSPATARDNGNVRLRIFGEEFTQEFE
- a CDS encoding N-acetylmuramoyl-L-alanine amidase, which produces MRRIEFIAIHCTAGSQSTTIKQLELEFKRKGWKYPGYHYVILPDGKIHQMLAVEKVSNGVKGWNSKIINIAYIGGIDANGKPTDNRTEAQKKSLVSLLKLLRKTYPNAIIQGHRDFSPDLNHDGKITPNEWIKACPCFNAKDEYKDI